In the Thermococcus sp. MAR1 genome, one interval contains:
- a CDS encoding pyrolysin, with translation MKKVAAIMALFLLVLVPFAGAVSAATWSYENFIKQSMAWYYLYQNNEYRFNELYNLSVQMNVSNETLSLAMELYNNASAEYSQALTYGIPQESRTLSWVVFSVHIRKAYLYMSQAVEVLEEALAPLENEAA, from the coding sequence ATGAAGAAGGTTGCTGCAATCATGGCCCTTTTCCTCCTGGTGCTCGTCCCCTTCGCTGGGGCGGTGAGCGCTGCGACGTGGAGCTATGAGAACTTCATCAAACAGTCAATGGCCTGGTACTACTTGTACCAGAACAACGAGTACAGGTTCAACGAGCTCTACAACCTCAGCGTTCAGATGAACGTCAGCAACGAGACCCTTTCCCTTGCCATGGAGCTTTATAACAACGCGAGCGCTGAGTACAGCCAGGCCCTCACCTACGGCATCCCCCAGGAAAGCCGCACTCTCAGCTGGGTTGTCTTCAGCGTCCACATAAGGAAGGCCTACCTCTACATGAGCCAAGCCGTTGAGGTTCTCGAAGAAGCGCTCGCTCCCCTTGAGAATGAGGCAGCCTGA
- the proS gene encoding proline--tRNA ligase produces MGKVERKKWSEEFSEWYNELIETAGIQDKRYPVKGMNIWLPYGLKIMRSIERFIHSEMERTGHDEVLFPALIPETEFQKEAEHIAGFEGEVFWVTHAGHDPLDVRLILRPTSETAMYSMFSLWIRSHADLPFKIYQIVNVYRYETKHTRPLIRVREISRFFESHTAHDSFEDAERQIKEDLEIFDNLARFLAIPYIVSKRPDWDKFPGAYYSLGAEVMMPDGRTLQIGTMHNYRQNFAKAYNIQYETESGDHEYVHQTTFGMSERLLAAVIAIHGDDRGMVLPPTIAPIQVVIVPIPKKDAEADVFAYAREIAEELRAAGIRVHVDERDIRPGRKFYDWELKGVPLRVEVGPRDVAGRKAVIARRDTLEKVTVERDAIVDEVRKTLDAIHENLYNRAREFLESHIKRVDSIEEAKAVFEDRRGIVEIAWCGEESCGLEMEEILDAKMLGTPYPEKKAKAPEGKKCPVCGREAKFIARFARTY; encoded by the coding sequence ATGGGTAAGGTGGAGAGGAAGAAGTGGAGCGAGGAGTTCAGTGAGTGGTACAACGAGCTTATTGAGACCGCTGGAATCCAGGACAAGCGCTATCCGGTCAAGGGAATGAACATCTGGCTCCCGTACGGGTTGAAAATCATGAGGAGCATTGAGAGATTCATACACTCCGAGATGGAGAGAACGGGCCACGATGAAGTTCTGTTCCCGGCGCTCATCCCCGAAACCGAGTTCCAGAAGGAAGCCGAGCACATAGCCGGCTTTGAGGGGGAGGTCTTCTGGGTTACCCACGCGGGCCACGACCCCCTCGATGTTAGGCTCATCCTTCGCCCGACGAGCGAAACCGCTATGTACTCGATGTTTTCCCTATGGATTCGCTCTCACGCAGATTTGCCCTTCAAAATCTATCAGATAGTTAACGTTTATCGCTACGAGACCAAGCATACGAGGCCCCTGATCAGGGTCAGGGAGATAAGCCGCTTTTTCGAGTCGCATACCGCCCACGACAGCTTTGAGGACGCAGAGAGACAGATAAAGGAGGACCTTGAGATATTTGACAACCTCGCGAGGTTCCTCGCGATTCCCTACATCGTCTCCAAGAGGCCCGACTGGGACAAGTTCCCCGGTGCATACTACTCCCTTGGCGCCGAGGTCATGATGCCCGACGGCAGGACGCTCCAGATAGGCACCATGCACAACTATAGGCAAAACTTCGCAAAGGCCTACAACATCCAGTACGAGACCGAGAGCGGCGACCACGAGTACGTCCACCAGACCACCTTCGGAATGAGCGAGCGCCTTTTGGCGGCGGTCATAGCCATACACGGCGACGACAGGGGAATGGTTCTGCCTCCCACAATAGCCCCGATACAGGTGGTTATAGTCCCGATTCCCAAGAAGGACGCCGAGGCTGACGTCTTCGCCTACGCAAGGGAGATAGCGGAGGAGCTGAGGGCAGCGGGAATAAGGGTTCACGTTGACGAGCGCGACATAAGGCCTGGCAGGAAGTTCTACGACTGGGAGCTGAAGGGTGTTCCACTAAGGGTAGAGGTCGGCCCGAGGGATGTTGCGGGTAGAAAAGCCGTTATAGCCAGACGCGACACCCTTGAGAAGGTCACGGTTGAGCGCGATGCCATCGTTGATGAGGTCAGGAAAACCCTCGATGCGATTCATGAGAACCTGTACAACCGCGCGAGGGAGTTCCTTGAGAGCCACATCAAGCGCGTCGATAGCATAGAGGAAGCCAAGGCCGTTTTCGAGGACAGGCGCGGAATAGTGGAGATAGCATGGTGCGGTGAGGAGAGCTGCGGACTTGAAATGGAGGAGATACTCGACGCCAAGATGCTCGGAACGCCCTACCCAGAGAAGAAGGCCAAAGCCCCCGAGGGCAAGAAGTGCCCGGTCTGTGGCCGGGAGGCCAAGTTCATAGCAAGGTTCGCGAGAACCTACTGA
- a CDS encoding 2-hydroxyacid dehydrogenase, with translation MRPKVAVLFKMKSKLVEELKKYADVEFILYPSVDELKERIGEFDGVIISPLNMFPREVIERAERLKVISCHSAGYDHVDVKAATERGIYVTKVAGVLSEAVAEFAVGLTIALLRKITYSDRFIRAGKWDSHRTVWSGFRDIETVYGKKVGILGMGAIGKAIARRMKAMGTEILYWSRSRKPDIEKEVGAIYKPLEDVLRESDIVILALPSTPETYHIINAERLELLEGKYLVNIGRGTLVDEKALVKAIEEGKLKGYATDVFENEPVQEHELFKHEWETVLTPHYAGLSKEAMEDMGFQAVRNLLTVLRGEVPDTLVNREVIEIRPPEKVKML, from the coding sequence ATGAGGCCGAAGGTGGCCGTTCTCTTTAAGATGAAGAGCAAGCTCGTTGAGGAACTCAAGAAGTACGCAGACGTCGAGTTCATACTGTATCCAAGCGTCGATGAGCTCAAAGAAAGAATAGGGGAGTTTGACGGGGTCATAATCTCTCCGCTGAACATGTTTCCGCGTGAAGTTATCGAGAGGGCCGAAAGGCTAAAGGTTATCAGCTGTCATTCCGCCGGCTACGACCACGTTGACGTTAAGGCCGCAACGGAGAGGGGAATATACGTCACCAAGGTTGCTGGTGTCCTGAGCGAGGCCGTTGCGGAATTTGCCGTCGGACTGACCATAGCGCTCCTCAGGAAGATAACCTACTCCGACAGGTTCATCCGTGCCGGGAAGTGGGACTCCCACAGAACCGTCTGGAGCGGATTCAGGGACATAGAAACGGTCTATGGAAAAAAGGTAGGAATTCTCGGAATGGGTGCCATAGGAAAGGCCATAGCGAGGAGAATGAAGGCCATGGGAACGGAGATACTCTACTGGTCCCGGTCAAGGAAGCCCGATATTGAAAAGGAAGTCGGAGCTATCTACAAGCCCCTTGAAGATGTCCTGAGGGAGAGCGATATCGTGATTCTGGCCCTGCCGTCCACACCGGAGACGTATCACATCATAAACGCGGAGAGGCTGGAACTCCTCGAAGGCAAATACCTCGTCAACATCGGGCGCGGGACGCTGGTAGACGAGAAGGCCCTCGTAAAGGCCATTGAAGAAGGAAAGCTGAAGGGCTACGCAACGGACGTCTTTGAAAACGAGCCCGTTCAGGAGCACGAGCTGTTTAAGCACGAGTGGGAGACCGTTCTAACGCCTCACTACGCGGGTCTCTCAAAGGAGGCCATGGAGGATATGGGCTTCCAGGCGGTTAGAAATCTCCTGACGGTTCTCCGCGGTGAAGTTCCAGACACTCTGGTAAACCGTGAAGTGATCGAAATTCGCCCGCCGGAGAAAGTTAAGATGCTCTGA
- a CDS encoding M42 family metallopeptidase has translation MLIDELREITRIPGISGYEEKVREKIAEWIKPYADYTVDTIGNLVVELGEGELKGIFMAHMDEIGLLITGVRPDGKLTFRKIGGIDDRLLYGRHLDVITENGKLDGVIGALPVHLNLERKFDTVPWSRLVIDIGAESREEAEALGVKVLDYAVFKKHFAVLNNRYISTRSLDDRFGVVALVEAIKDLVDHDLDGRWIFAFTVQEEIGLKGAKFLAEHYTPKYAFAIDSFACCGDITGDVRLGGGAVIRAVDNSAIYTRKLARKVAEIASRNDIPLQIGVTGGGTDASVFQDRSEVLALSVPIRYLHSEVEMLHLADLEALIKLIEAIAFEL, from the coding sequence ATGTTGATTGATGAGCTGAGGGAAATCACGCGGATTCCAGGGATTTCTGGCTACGAGGAGAAGGTGAGGGAGAAGATAGCGGAGTGGATAAAGCCATACGCCGACTATACGGTTGACACCATTGGAAACCTCGTCGTTGAGCTCGGGGAGGGTGAGCTCAAGGGCATCTTCATGGCCCACATGGACGAGATTGGGCTTCTCATAACAGGCGTAAGGCCCGACGGAAAGCTTACCTTCAGGAAAATCGGTGGAATAGACGATAGGCTCCTCTACGGAAGACACCTTGACGTCATCACCGAGAACGGGAAGCTCGACGGCGTTATCGGGGCACTTCCGGTGCACTTAAACCTTGAAAGAAAGTTTGACACGGTCCCCTGGAGCAGGCTGGTCATAGACATCGGCGCCGAGAGTAGGGAGGAGGCGGAAGCCCTCGGCGTTAAGGTGTTGGATTACGCGGTCTTCAAGAAGCACTTCGCGGTTCTCAACAACCGCTATATTTCTACGCGCTCTCTGGACGACCGTTTTGGCGTCGTTGCCCTCGTTGAAGCCATAAAGGACCTAGTTGACCACGACCTCGATGGAAGGTGGATCTTCGCCTTCACGGTTCAGGAGGAGATAGGCCTCAAAGGAGCGAAGTTCCTGGCCGAGCATTACACTCCAAAGTACGCCTTTGCTATAGACTCCTTCGCCTGCTGCGGCGATATAACCGGAGACGTAAGGCTCGGCGGGGGAGCTGTGATAAGGGCCGTAGATAACTCCGCGATCTACACAAGGAAGCTCGCCAGAAAGGTTGCCGAGATAGCGTCGAGGAACGACATCCCGCTCCAGATAGGCGTCACCGGGGGTGGAACGGACGCGTCGGTCTTCCAAGACAGGAGCGAGGTTCTGGCTTTGAGCGTTCCGATAAGGTACCTCCACAGCGAGGTCGAGATGCTCCATCTGGCCGACCTTGAGGCGCTGATAAAGCTTATAGAGGCGATAGCGTTTGAGCTCTAG
- a CDS encoding sulfite exporter TauE/SafE family protein, translated as MLKYISYFAVGVFIGILAALFGLGGGFLIVPTLNFLGVEIHHAVGTSSAAVVFTSLSSALAYHRQRRIHYKAGLLLASTAVIGAYIGAWMTSFISAGQLKVIFGAALVIVAVRIYRKKTAEPSEVKLEEVEVNYKLVPVGGFFAGIASGLLGVGGGIINVPFLTYLGLPIHYAVATSSFAIVFTATAGALKHYAMGNVETQWLVLLVPGLIIGAQLGARIAKRTRASSLKKAFAVVMALLALRMILKGLGLPVP; from the coding sequence TTGCTCAAATACATCTCCTACTTTGCCGTCGGGGTATTCATCGGCATTTTGGCAGCGTTATTCGGCCTCGGAGGGGGATTCCTGATAGTCCCCACGCTCAACTTCCTCGGCGTCGAGATACACCATGCCGTCGGAACTTCCAGCGCGGCCGTCGTCTTTACCTCCCTCAGCTCTGCCCTGGCTTACCATAGGCAGAGACGAATACATTACAAGGCCGGTCTTCTCTTGGCTTCAACGGCCGTGATAGGGGCGTACATAGGTGCATGGATGACTTCCTTTATAAGCGCCGGCCAGCTCAAGGTCATCTTCGGTGCGGCCCTCGTTATAGTCGCCGTCAGGATATACCGGAAGAAGACGGCCGAGCCGAGCGAGGTTAAGCTTGAGGAAGTTGAGGTCAACTACAAGCTCGTTCCGGTTGGAGGATTCTTCGCGGGAATAGCCAGCGGTCTCCTCGGCGTTGGAGGGGGCATAATCAACGTGCCGTTTTTGACGTACCTCGGCCTGCCGATACACTACGCGGTCGCTACCTCAAGCTTTGCAATAGTCTTCACAGCAACCGCCGGAGCGCTCAAGCACTACGCCATGGGCAACGTTGAAACTCAGTGGCTGGTCCTCCTCGTCCCGGGCCTCATCATAGGTGCCCAGCTCGGTGCGAGGATAGCGAAGAGGACGAGGGCGTCTTCCCTGAAAAAGGCTTTCGCGGTCGTTATGGCATTGCTGGCCCTTAGAATGATTCTCAAGGGGCTCGGCCTTCCGGTTCCCTGA
- a CDS encoding sulfite exporter TauE/SafE family protein encodes MLGYFLDFLLGIGIGLIAGLFGVGGGFLIVPALVFLGLPVHVAIGTSLACIVLSSLSAAVTHIRRGAVLYRVVLLKEAFSVPAALLGAYLSSLLPENYLKVLFSGILLYLAFQMWRGNASSHSKPGELKTSRVSLVGVLSGLTSGLLGISGGILNVPLFHSYVGIPMRYAVGTSSFALFFTALAGSIGHYRLGQVDLHTALLLAPGLIIGARIGALLVHRLHPGHLRRAFSAILVIVAIRMLL; translated from the coding sequence ATGCTGGGTTACTTCCTCGATTTCCTCCTCGGCATTGGCATCGGTCTAATAGCCGGTCTCTTTGGGGTTGGCGGGGGATTCCTCATAGTCCCTGCCCTCGTCTTCCTCGGCCTTCCCGTACACGTTGCAATAGGGACGAGTCTAGCCTGTATAGTCCTCAGCTCCCTCTCGGCAGCGGTAACTCACATCAGAAGGGGGGCGGTTCTCTATCGCGTTGTCCTTTTGAAGGAGGCATTCTCTGTCCCGGCGGCACTTCTGGGTGCTTACCTCTCCTCCCTACTACCGGAGAACTATCTTAAGGTTCTCTTCTCGGGGATTCTCCTTTACCTCGCTTTTCAGATGTGGCGGGGGAATGCGTCATCACATTCGAAACCGGGGGAACTCAAAACATCCCGCGTGTCCCTGGTTGGCGTCCTCTCTGGCCTTACGTCGGGCCTCTTGGGAATCAGCGGTGGGATTCTCAACGTGCCCCTCTTTCACTCCTACGTTGGGATACCAATGCGCTACGCGGTTGGGACATCGAGCTTTGCCCTTTTCTTCACAGCACTGGCAGGTTCAATCGGACACTACCGCCTCGGACAGGTTGACCTTCACACCGCACTGCTCTTGGCTCCTGGCCTCATAATCGGGGCCAGAATCGGTGCCCTTCTCGTCCACCGTCTCCATCCCGGGCACTTGAGGAGGGCTTTCTCCGCCATCCTCGTGATCGTTGCAATCAGAATGCTCCTGTGA
- a CDS encoding helix-turn-helix domain-containing protein — MRLKWVPILMLITLILLPGVSPYTVSSLVLTVYNDGYTKVEYEILPSEYSSQVELPLLGDHYENVIVGDGNGNPLNFRLENGSLLIYSGNAEVVKVSYYTPDLTVKQGVVWTLNIATNDSFTVVLPANAIVVDLSDIPLEIAGNSITMPPGNQSVSYTLSGRGVGGEKGADSLVYLALLGGLAVVGGSAYALWRKKKSQSSMPSREEFQARLENLDLNEEERRALLYIFDKGGKASQAEVREAIGLPKTTAWRMFKRLERKGLVKVLKGRKENWVELRL; from the coding sequence ATGAGACTCAAATGGGTTCCAATCCTCATGCTGATAACGCTCATCCTCCTGCCCGGAGTTAGTCCCTATACCGTTTCATCCCTGGTTTTGACGGTTTACAATGACGGCTACACCAAGGTTGAATATGAAATCCTACCCTCGGAGTATTCATCCCAGGTTGAACTCCCCCTCCTCGGAGACCATTACGAGAACGTTATCGTCGGGGACGGGAACGGAAATCCCCTCAACTTCAGGCTTGAGAACGGAAGCCTTCTCATCTATTCCGGGAACGCTGAAGTAGTCAAGGTCTCCTACTACACTCCAGACCTGACCGTGAAGCAGGGCGTGGTGTGGACGCTTAACATTGCGACCAACGATTCCTTCACAGTTGTGCTGCCCGCAAACGCCATAGTGGTTGACCTGAGCGACATACCCCTTGAGATAGCGGGGAACTCGATAACCATGCCCCCCGGAAACCAGAGCGTTTCCTACACGCTCAGCGGAAGAGGGGTCGGAGGAGAGAAAGGAGCGGACAGTTTAGTGTATCTCGCCCTCCTGGGAGGCCTCGCGGTAGTCGGGGGCTCCGCCTACGCCCTATGGAGAAAGAAAAAGAGTCAGAGCTCAATGCCAAGCCGTGAGGAGTTCCAGGCCAGGCTTGAGAACCTCGACCTCAACGAGGAGGAGAGGCGTGCGCTGCTCTACATCTTTGATAAAGGTGGAAAGGCCAGTCAGGCCGAGGTCAGGGAAGCGATAGGCCTGCCCAAAACCACCGCATGGAGGATGTTCAAGCGCCTTGAGAGGAAGGGTCTGGTGAAGGTTCTTAAGGGCAGGAAGGAAAACTGGGTGGAGCTGAGGCTTTAG
- a CDS encoding ATP-binding protein: MTITFIDRERELELLGRLWGKENSFLPVYGRRRVGKTRLLKEFIADKPSVYYLARNSTYSDNLREFSRTVLERFPSTFLSETSFSSFSDVFRYLSEKGKIVVVIDEFPYLIQSDKRVLSEFQYIVDEIVRESSLHLVLVGSSVGMMEEHVLSQKSPLYGRRDGQIKLSPLGFFDSWKFLGVDVEEAVKIYGITGGIPAYLELFERFEDVKNLAFDKRGFLYAEGDFILSSELREPRVYKLILKAVAEGKRRFNEISTHTGIPRSNLFKYVEVLERLGFLRREIPVTAKPKTKNTLYKIKDNYLAFYFRFVERYRNEIELESLEFWSEFLEEYNHYLGDVFEDVAREFLIGLNKAGKLPFRFAKIGRWWQKGEEIDLLALDERNKKALFVEVKWKDLREREAQGILKDLERKAGLVGLNGWEENYGIVARRIERKGSLRDRGYFAWDLEHFTPIMNED; this comes from the coding sequence ATGACAATAACTTTTATTGACAGGGAGCGGGAACTTGAGTTACTTGGAAGGCTCTGGGGGAAGGAAAATTCGTTCCTCCCCGTTTACGGGAGGAGGAGGGTCGGCAAAACAAGACTGCTCAAGGAATTTATAGCCGATAAGCCCTCCGTTTACTACCTCGCCCGGAACAGCACCTACTCCGACAATCTGAGGGAGTTTTCAAGGACGGTGCTTGAGAGGTTTCCATCCACTTTCCTAAGCGAGACATCGTTTTCGAGCTTTTCCGACGTTTTCAGGTATCTATCCGAGAAGGGGAAGATAGTAGTCGTTATAGACGAGTTCCCATATCTCATTCAGTCTGACAAAAGGGTTCTCAGCGAGTTCCAGTACATAGTGGACGAGATAGTGAGGGAATCCAGCCTCCACCTAGTCCTCGTCGGTTCCTCCGTTGGCATGATGGAGGAGCACGTCCTGAGCCAGAAGAGTCCCCTCTACGGCAGGAGAGACGGCCAGATAAAACTCTCTCCGCTGGGATTCTTTGACTCATGGAAATTCCTGGGAGTGGATGTTGAAGAGGCGGTCAAGATATACGGAATAACCGGTGGAATCCCGGCTTATCTGGAGCTCTTTGAAAGGTTTGAGGATGTCAAAAATCTTGCCTTCGACAAGAGGGGCTTTCTCTACGCTGAGGGGGACTTCATCCTATCCAGCGAGCTGAGGGAGCCGAGAGTTTACAAGCTCATCCTCAAGGCGGTCGCCGAAGGAAAACGGAGATTCAACGAGATAAGCACCCACACCGGGATACCACGCTCGAACCTCTTCAAATACGTCGAAGTTCTTGAGAGGCTCGGCTTCCTTAGACGGGAAATCCCCGTAACGGCGAAGCCGAAGACGAAAAACACCCTGTACAAGATTAAGGACAACTACTTGGCTTTCTACTTCCGCTTTGTCGAGCGTTACAGGAACGAGATAGAGCTTGAGAGCCTCGAATTCTGGAGTGAGTTCCTTGAGGAGTACAACCATTATCTGGGAGACGTTTTTGAGGACGTGGCTAGGGAATTCCTTATCGGGCTGAACAAAGCCGGAAAGCTTCCATTCCGCTTCGCCAAGATTGGCAGGTGGTGGCAGAAGGGCGAGGAGATTGACCTTCTTGCACTCGACGAACGGAACAAGAAAGCACTGTTCGTTGAGGTCAAGTGGAAAGACCTCAGAGAAAGGGAAGCCCAGGGAATTCTGAAGGACTTGGAAAGAAAGGCCGGACTTGTCGGTCTGAATGGATGGGAGGAAAACTATGGGATAGTGGCAAGGAGGATCGAGAGAAAAGGCAGTCTTAGGGATAGGGGTTACTTCGCTTGGGACTTAGAGCATTTCACTCCCATCATGAACGAAGATTGA
- the metG gene encoding methionine--tRNA ligase — MVRYMVTSALPYANGPIHAGHLAGAYLPADIFVRYLRLKGEEVLFICGTDEHGTPITFRALKEGRSAREIVDEFHEHIKTTFERAKISFDYFGRTELPVHYRISQEFFLKALENGHLVKKVTKQAYCEHDKMFLPDRYVIGTCPYCGAENQRGDQCEVCGHPLTPEILINPRCNICGNPITFKDSAHYYIRMKDFEEKLKTWVESQEHWKPNVRNTVLGWIKEGLEERAITRDLDWGIPVPLDDEDVKGKVLYVWFEAPIGYISITIEHLKKLNKENEWKKFWLNLDGQTKVIHFIGKDNVPFHAIFWPAFLLAYGKYRDGEVEAEWLLPYDIPANEYLNLEGKKFSTSRNWAIWVHEFLDAFPADYLRYYLTAIMPETRDSDFSFADFKSKINEELVNNLGNFVHRALTFANRYFDGTVPERGELDELDKEAFEEIERAFKEVGELISQYRFKDALRRVMELAIFGNRYFDYQKPWKTAKEDRVRTATTVNISLQIVKALGILLEPFLPDASEKIWHLLNLEELKRWEFTEIPAGHKVRKATPMFKKVSDEDIIYFIVNYIARGNPESARLLLDKYYRRDDVVKVALERFKNREEAMAILKSIYGDELEAKAEKAGKASKKEKMKKKGKGGESVEYISFDDFMKLDLRVGKIIEVKDHPNADRLYVVKVDLGNEVRQLVAGLKKYYKPEELLNHYVVIIANLEPKKLRGVESQGMLLAADDGENVALLMPDKEIKLGARIR, encoded by the coding sequence ATGGTCAGGTACATGGTAACATCTGCCCTCCCTTACGCTAACGGGCCGATTCACGCGGGACACCTGGCAGGAGCGTATTTACCAGCGGACATTTTCGTTCGCTATCTCCGCCTGAAGGGCGAGGAAGTCCTTTTCATATGTGGGACGGATGAACATGGGACTCCGATAACATTCCGTGCTCTCAAAGAGGGAAGAAGTGCCAGGGAGATCGTCGATGAGTTCCACGAACACATAAAGACGACCTTCGAGAGGGCAAAGATAAGCTTCGACTACTTTGGCAGAACCGAGCTTCCGGTTCACTATAGAATCAGCCAGGAGTTCTTTTTAAAAGCACTCGAAAACGGTCACCTGGTCAAGAAAGTCACGAAACAGGCCTACTGCGAGCACGACAAGATGTTCCTGCCCGACAGGTACGTCATAGGCACCTGCCCCTACTGCGGTGCCGAGAACCAGAGAGGAGACCAGTGTGAGGTCTGCGGGCATCCACTCACCCCTGAGATACTCATTAACCCGCGGTGCAACATCTGCGGTAATCCGATAACCTTCAAGGACTCAGCCCATTACTACATCAGGATGAAGGACTTCGAAGAGAAGCTTAAGACCTGGGTCGAAAGCCAGGAACACTGGAAGCCAAACGTCAGGAACACCGTCCTCGGCTGGATAAAGGAGGGCCTTGAGGAGAGGGCCATAACGCGCGACCTCGACTGGGGTATTCCGGTTCCGCTCGACGATGAGGACGTTAAGGGAAAGGTGCTCTACGTCTGGTTTGAGGCGCCTATAGGCTACATCTCGATCACCATCGAGCACCTGAAGAAGCTCAACAAAGAAAACGAGTGGAAGAAGTTCTGGCTCAACCTCGACGGTCAAACTAAGGTAATCCACTTCATCGGCAAGGACAACGTGCCCTTCCACGCGATATTCTGGCCCGCCTTCCTCCTCGCGTATGGCAAATACAGGGACGGGGAAGTCGAGGCCGAGTGGCTTCTGCCGTACGACATCCCTGCAAATGAATACCTCAACCTTGAGGGCAAGAAGTTCTCAACGAGCCGGAACTGGGCTATATGGGTCCACGAGTTCCTCGATGCGTTTCCAGCGGATTACCTCCGCTACTACCTCACCGCGATAATGCCCGAAACTCGCGACAGCGACTTCAGCTTCGCCGACTTCAAGAGCAAGATAAACGAGGAGCTGGTCAACAACCTCGGGAACTTCGTGCATCGTGCACTCACCTTCGCCAACCGCTACTTCGACGGAACCGTGCCGGAGAGAGGCGAGCTGGACGAGCTTGATAAGGAAGCCTTCGAGGAAATTGAAAGGGCCTTTAAGGAAGTCGGAGAATTGATAAGCCAGTACCGCTTCAAGGACGCCCTGAGAAGGGTCATGGAGCTGGCAATCTTCGGTAACCGCTACTTCGACTACCAGAAGCCGTGGAAGACGGCCAAAGAAGACCGCGTGAGGACGGCAACGACTGTGAACATCTCCCTCCAGATAGTCAAGGCCCTTGGAATCCTGCTTGAGCCGTTCCTTCCAGATGCGAGCGAGAAGATATGGCACCTCCTCAACCTTGAGGAGCTCAAGCGCTGGGAGTTCACCGAGATTCCTGCAGGTCATAAGGTTAGAAAGGCCACTCCAATGTTCAAGAAGGTGAGCGACGAGGACATAATTTACTTCATCGTGAACTACATAGCCAGGGGCAACCCTGAGAGTGCCAGACTGCTCCTCGACAAGTACTACAGGCGGGACGATGTTGTGAAAGTAGCTCTGGAGCGGTTCAAGAACAGGGAAGAGGCTATGGCAATCCTTAAGAGCATCTACGGGGATGAGCTGGAGGCCAAAGCCGAAAAGGCCGGAAAGGCCTCGAAGAAGGAGAAGATGAAGAAAAAGGGAAAAGGTGGTGAAAGCGTGGAGTATATCAGCTTTGACGACTTCATGAAGCTCGACCTGAGGGTCGGAAAGATAATCGAGGTCAAAGACCACCCCAACGCCGACAGGCTCTACGTGGTGAAGGTCGACCTCGGCAATGAAGTCAGACAGCTGGTCGCCGGACTGAAGAAGTACTACAAGCCGGAAGAGCTGCTCAACCACTACGTCGTCATCATAGCAAACCTCGAACCCAAGAAGCTTCGCGGTGTGGAAAGCCAGGGAATGCTCCTAGCGGCCGACGACGGCGAGAACGTGGCTCTGCTCATGCCGGACAAAGAAATAAAGCTGGGTGCAAGAATAAGGTGA
- a CDS encoding type II toxin-antitoxin system RelE/ParE family toxin, giving the protein MSSGGSWVYKLLFHREVLKDMKKIPPETQLRIKQVLQTLKIAPESIHKKPLKGYDDLFSVRVGDYRIIIEPNHEENIIFVWMISHRGKVYEKLKRRKGE; this is encoded by the coding sequence ATGAGTTCTGGAGGGAGCTGGGTGTATAAACTTCTTTTTCACAGGGAAGTCCTTAAAGATATGAAAAAGATCCCTCCAGAAACGCAACTCAGAATAAAGCAGGTTCTCCAAACTCTCAAAATTGCCCCCGAGTCCATACATAAAAAACCGTTGAAAGGATATGATGATCTTTTCTCGGTGAGGGTTGGGGATTACAGGATTATCATTGAACCTAACCATGAGGAGAACATTATTTTTGTGTGGATGATTTCTCACAGGGGTAAAGTCTATGAGAAGTTAAAGAGACGAAAGGGTGAGTAA
- a CDS encoding 6-carboxytetrahydropterin synthase: MKARIVERFKFEAAHAVVINGKPEEIHGHTFRLEIAVEGELKRGYVMDFLELRRIVNEIIEMLDHRNLNALFENPTTENVALWIAEEIEKRLPSGIRLQRIVLWEGEENGVEFEF, encoded by the coding sequence GTGAAGGCCAGAATCGTCGAGCGTTTCAAGTTTGAAGCGGCCCATGCCGTTGTAATCAACGGAAAGCCCGAAGAGATACACGGGCACACATTCAGACTTGAGATAGCTGTTGAAGGAGAGCTTAAGAGGGGCTACGTGATGGACTTTCTCGAGCTGAGGAGAATCGTGAACGAAATCATTGAGATGCTCGACCACAGAAACTTAAATGCTCTCTTCGAGAACCCAACGACCGAGAACGTCGCCCTGTGGATAGCGGAGGAGATTGAAAAGAGGCTTCCCAGTGGCATAAGGCTCCAGAGGATAGTCCTCTGGGAGGGCGAGGAGAACGGGGTGGAGTTTGAGTTCTGA